A section of the Methanoregula formicica SMSP genome encodes:
- a CDS encoding histone family protein — protein MTEISQAAVERIIKKAGADRVSADATETLAGLMEEYGALLAKEAKKMADHAGRKTLRGTDVRMAAEMFK, from the coding sequence ATGACAGAGATATCCCAAGCAGCAGTAGAACGGATCATCAAAAAAGCCGGTGCTGACCGGGTCAGCGCGGATGCCACCGAGACCCTTGCCGGCCTGATGGAGGAGTACGGGGCGCTTCTTGCAAAGGAAGCCAAGAAGATGGCGGACCATGCCGGCCGGAAGACCCTCCGGGGTACCGATGTCAGGATGGCCGCAGAAATGTTCAAATAA
- a CDS encoding PRC-barrel domain-containing protein → MTRVFARSLSRKKVMSNDGKVIGTLKNLRVDFDSGQVVEMLVHPDASFDTSNYDMEDDKILKVSFEAVKDIKDYIVVDRYLARK, encoded by the coding sequence ATGACGCGTGTATTCGCCCGCAGCCTCTCGAGAAAAAAGGTAATGAGCAATGACGGGAAGGTCATCGGCACCTTAAAGAACCTCCGGGTTGACTTCGACTCCGGCCAGGTTGTCGAGATGCTCGTCCACCCGGACGCCAGTTTCGATACCTCGAACTATGATATGGAAGACGACAAGATCTTAAAGGTCTCTTTTGAGGCTGTCAAGGATATCAAGGACTATATCGTTGTCGACCGCTACCTTGCCCGGAAATAA
- a CDS encoding phosphoglycolate phosphatase yields MLKALITDIDGTITGPDRRIHTGAIETIRSLVDDGVEVVLASGNASCLMDALCKMIGTKGTFIAENGGVYRIGFTGTPRIIGGQKAVRIALDAIQAHFSRKGVELNLYSPTYRFADLAFARTVAVEEVREVIRDHPVQVIDTGFAIHLQTPGISKGTTLVMLAEALGLKPEDFLAIGDSVNDTRMIQVAGIGIAVANAHPDTKAAADYVTKEPYGNGFVEGVKKYSSYFRAR; encoded by the coding sequence GTGTTAAAAGCACTCATCACTGATATCGACGGCACCATCACCGGCCCCGACCGCAGGATCCATACCGGGGCAATCGAGACGATCCGCTCGCTCGTGGACGATGGGGTTGAGGTAGTGCTCGCAAGCGGGAACGCCTCCTGCCTCATGGACGCCCTCTGCAAGATGATCGGGACAAAAGGAACGTTTATTGCCGAGAACGGGGGCGTATACCGGATCGGCTTTACCGGCACGCCACGGATCATCGGGGGCCAGAAAGCCGTAAGAATTGCCCTTGATGCCATCCAGGCCCATTTTTCCCGGAAGGGTGTTGAGCTGAACCTGTACAGTCCCACGTACCGGTTTGCCGACCTCGCGTTTGCCCGGACCGTAGCGGTTGAAGAGGTCCGGGAGGTCATACGGGATCATCCGGTGCAGGTGATCGATACCGGGTTTGCCATCCACCTCCAGACCCCGGGAATCAGCAAGGGGACAACCCTTGTCATGCTTGCAGAGGCGTTGGGCCTGAAACCGGAGGACTTCCTTGCAATCGGGGACTCCGTGAACGACACCCGGATGATCCAGGTCGCCGGTATCGGCATTGCGGTTGCAAATGCCCATCCCGACACAAAAGCAGCTGCAGATTATGTCACAAAAGAGCCGTACGGCAATGGGTTTGTCGAAGGCGTAAAAAAGTATTCTTCTTATTTCCGGGCAAGGTAG
- the radA gene encoding DNA repair and recombination protein RadA — translation MAEGPLEIEDLPGVGPSTADKLREAGYLSVESIATASPAELSEVSEISESTAKKIIKAAREAADVGGFKTGKDIFEQRKDVRKLSFRVPELDTLLGGGLETQAITEMYGEFGSGKSQIVHQMAVNVQLPEEEGGLNGSVIYIDTENTFRPERIEQMVNGLGLDNIPDTQEFLDNIHIARAHTSDHQMLLIDNSRELATELKENGKPVKLFIIDSLTAHFRAEYAGRGTLAARQQKLNRHMHELFKLIDEHNAVGLVTNQVMSNPAVFFGDPTKPIGGNIVGHTATFRLYLRKSKGGKRIARLVDSPNLPEGEAPFMVEEAGLKSC, via the coding sequence ATGGCTGAAGGACCACTCGAGATTGAAGATTTACCGGGCGTCGGCCCGAGCACTGCGGATAAACTCCGGGAAGCCGGTTACCTCTCGGTCGAGAGCATTGCCACGGCATCGCCGGCAGAGCTCTCCGAGGTCTCGGAGATCTCGGAGTCCACGGCAAAGAAGATCATCAAGGCTGCCCGCGAGGCTGCCGATGTCGGGGGATTCAAGACCGGCAAGGACATCTTCGAGCAGAGAAAGGATGTCCGGAAACTCTCGTTCCGTGTCCCGGAACTGGATACCCTGCTGGGCGGGGGGCTTGAGACGCAGGCCATCACGGAGATGTACGGTGAGTTCGGTTCCGGTAAGAGTCAGATCGTCCACCAGATGGCGGTCAATGTCCAGCTCCCGGAAGAGGAGGGCGGGCTTAACGGCAGCGTCATCTATATCGATACCGAGAATACGTTCCGCCCCGAGCGTATCGAGCAGATGGTCAATGGTCTTGGCCTCGACAATATCCCGGATACCCAGGAGTTCCTCGACAATATCCATATCGCCCGTGCCCACACCTCCGACCACCAGATGCTCTTGATCGACAACTCCCGCGAGCTGGCAACCGAGCTCAAAGAGAACGGGAAGCCGGTCAAGCTCTTCATCATTGACTCGCTCACGGCCCACTTCCGGGCAGAGTATGCCGGCCGCGGCACGCTTGCAGCCCGGCAGCAGAAACTGAACCGGCACATGCACGAGCTCTTCAAGCTCATTGACGAGCACAATGCCGTGGGCCTCGTGACGAACCAGGTCATGTCCAACCCGGCGGTCTTCTTCGGCGACCCGACAAAGCCGATCGGCGGCAACATCGTCGGGCACACGGCAACGTTCCGTCTCTACCTGAGAAAGAGCAAGGGCGGGAAACGCATTGCACGTCTCGTGGACAGCCCCAACCTCCCCGAGGGCGAAGCGCCGTTCATGGTCGAAGAGGCAGGCCTCAAGTCGTGCTGA
- a CDS encoding single-stranded DNA-binding protein, which yields MLFHYALVDDLITKEEFEQRVEKKIDECGDLVDEPTAAMMVVGELGREHVKIKGLCAKSSLFSFFGKVVDKTEPKEFDRADGEKGWVATLLLGDETGTTRVVLWDEKAGAALDVTAGEALEVIGRHPGKNTREIYALALRKVSIEIAGPVLKNGNASLSNEPVELDVLLVFRGEPRTYTRRDGSTGEMVEALVADATGTARLVAWAPDLLRSVSPGSCLHITGAKPNQRDEGRSYSLDEKSTVVPTDLAVSVPFTPPGSVGDQGIYSVTGEVKQVQQPRSFTARNGTPSWVKNIVITDGSDDLNVVLWGDHALVPLAAGDKIEVFHATAKPGRFGNIELAAGRGSVVRIPDERAWPIVFSGTIIPGPGCTFIDNGSERYLIDADFPTGTELQVTGTVRGSRILPEEIVPVAITPETVTAHIASLKKALDE from the coding sequence GTGCTCTTCCACTATGCGCTGGTCGACGACCTCATAACAAAAGAGGAGTTCGAACAGCGCGTTGAGAAGAAGATCGACGAGTGCGGGGACCTCGTGGACGAGCCGACCGCCGCGATGATGGTGGTCGGAGAGCTGGGCCGGGAGCATGTCAAGATCAAGGGGCTTTGTGCAAAGTCCAGCCTCTTCTCTTTTTTCGGGAAAGTTGTTGACAAGACGGAACCTAAGGAGTTCGACCGGGCCGATGGCGAGAAGGGCTGGGTCGCAACACTCCTCCTTGGCGACGAGACCGGGACTACCCGTGTCGTTCTCTGGGACGAGAAGGCAGGGGCCGCGCTGGACGTGACGGCAGGGGAGGCCCTGGAGGTCATCGGCCGCCACCCGGGAAAGAATACCCGGGAGATCTATGCACTGGCGTTACGGAAAGTCAGCATCGAGATCGCAGGCCCGGTGCTGAAAAACGGGAACGCCAGCCTCTCGAACGAGCCGGTCGAGCTGGACGTTCTTTTGGTTTTCCGCGGGGAGCCCCGCACCTATACCCGTCGCGACGGATCGACCGGGGAGATGGTGGAAGCCCTTGTCGCAGATGCTACGGGGACCGCACGGCTTGTTGCATGGGCACCGGACCTCCTCCGTTCCGTGTCGCCGGGCTCCTGCCTCCATATCACGGGCGCAAAACCGAATCAGCGCGACGAGGGGCGGAGTTACAGCCTGGACGAGAAGAGCACGGTCGTGCCCACAGACCTTGCGGTATCTGTCCCGTTCACACCGCCGGGCTCGGTGGGCGACCAGGGGATCTATTCCGTTACGGGCGAAGTGAAGCAGGTGCAGCAGCCCCGGTCGTTTACCGCGCGGAACGGGACCCCGTCGTGGGTGAAAAATATCGTAATTACAGACGGGAGCGATGACCTGAATGTTGTGCTCTGGGGCGACCATGCGCTCGTCCCGCTGGCCGCCGGGGACAAAATCGAGGTCTTCCATGCCACCGCGAAACCCGGCCGGTTCGGGAACATCGAGCTTGCGGCAGGACGCGGGAGCGTGGTGAGGATCCCGGACGAACGGGCCTGGCCCATTGTCTTTTCCGGGACCATCATCCCGGGCCCGGGGTGCACCTTCATCGACAATGGCAGCGAGCGGTACCTTATCGATGCGGACTTCCCGACCGGGACGGAGCTGCAGGTCACCGGCACCGTTCGCGGCAGCCGTATCCTCCCGGAAGAGATCGTGCCGGTGGCGATCACGCCCGAGACGGTTACAGCGCACATAGCGTCCTTAAAGAAAGCCCTGGACGAATGA
- a CDS encoding LL-diaminopimelate aminotransferase: protein MYASRMSNLPPYLFARIDAMKAEQRKKGVDLIDLGVGDPDLATPPHIVDSLIAAAKDSKNHHYPDYAGMPAYRNAVAGWYRKRFGVTLDADKEVVALMGSKDGIAHIGEAFVNPGDYVLAPSPGYPVYRTGTLFAEGKVHEMPLLRENNFLPVLSDIPKNVAKAAKILYINYPNNPTGAIAPAGFYKEVVDFARDNDIVVVSDNAYSEVSFDGYKAPSFLETPGAMEIGIEMHSLSKTYNMTGWRIGMAVGNADVIAGLGRVKTNVDSGVFDAVQHAAITALSGPQDCVKEACTIYQERRNVLCEGLQDLGFDVPVPKATFYVWVPVKDCMEFSGRLLTEAGIVATPGVGFGASGDGYVRFAITRPVARIREAIERMRKMQL from the coding sequence ATGTACGCATCACGCATGAGCAATCTCCCGCCGTACCTTTTTGCACGGATCGACGCGATGAAAGCCGAACAACGGAAGAAAGGTGTCGATCTCATCGACCTCGGTGTCGGCGATCCGGACCTTGCAACGCCGCCCCATATCGTAGATTCCCTCATTGCGGCAGCAAAGGACTCAAAGAACCACCACTACCCGGACTATGCCGGCATGCCGGCCTACCGGAACGCCGTTGCCGGCTGGTACAGGAAGCGGTTCGGTGTCACGCTCGACGCTGACAAAGAAGTCGTTGCCCTGATGGGCTCCAAGGACGGCATCGCCCATATCGGCGAAGCGTTCGTCAACCCCGGCGACTATGTCCTCGCCCCGAGCCCCGGCTACCCGGTGTACCGGACCGGCACCCTCTTTGCCGAGGGGAAGGTGCACGAGATGCCGCTCCTGCGGGAGAATAATTTCCTTCCCGTCCTCTCCGACATCCCGAAAAACGTGGCAAAAGCCGCAAAGATCCTGTACATCAACTACCCGAACAATCCCACCGGTGCCATTGCCCCGGCCGGGTTCTACAAGGAAGTCGTGGACTTTGCCCGCGACAATGATATTGTTGTGGTCTCGGACAATGCGTACTCCGAGGTCTCCTTTGACGGCTACAAGGCTCCCTCATTCCTTGAAACTCCCGGTGCCATGGAGATCGGTATCGAGATGCACTCGCTCTCGAAAACCTACAACATGACCGGCTGGCGGATCGGCATGGCGGTCGGCAATGCCGACGTCATCGCGGGCCTCGGGAGGGTCAAGACGAACGTGGACTCCGGCGTCTTCGATGCCGTGCAGCACGCCGCCATCACCGCACTCTCCGGCCCGCAGGACTGCGTAAAGGAGGCCTGTACCATCTACCAGGAGCGCCGGAACGTGCTCTGCGAGGGATTACAAGACCTCGGCTTCGATGTGCCGGTCCCGAAGGCGACCTTCTATGTCTGGGTGCCGGTAAAGGACTGCATGGAATTCTCCGGCCGGCTCCTGACCGAGGCAGGCATCGTTGCAACGCCGGGCGTCGGTTTCGGTGCAAGCGGGGACGGCTATGTCAGGTTTGCCATCACCCGCCCGGTTGCACGGATCCGGGAAGCTATCGAACGCATGCGGAAGATGCAGCTGTGA
- the cutA gene encoding divalent-cation tolerance protein CutA: METMQQAEPATGMCVIWSTVPPSRSEDLAKRLLDKELVACVNITPVRSLYRWKGEACDDREHLLIMKTKKSLADLVIRELKGMHPYEVPEIIVLPVIAGHPPYLAWVQEETRD; the protein is encoded by the coding sequence ATGGAGACAATGCAACAGGCTGAACCGGCAACAGGGATGTGCGTGATCTGGTCAACGGTGCCGCCATCGCGGTCGGAAGACCTGGCAAAACGGCTTCTTGATAAGGAGCTGGTTGCCTGTGTCAACATCACTCCCGTACGGTCGCTCTATCGCTGGAAGGGAGAGGCATGCGATGACCGGGAACACCTGCTTATCATGAAGACAAAAAAGAGCCTTGCGGATCTGGTCATACGGGAATTAAAAGGCATGCACCCGTACGAGGTTCCCGAGATCATTGTCCTGCCGGTCATCGCGGGACACCCGCCCTATCTCGCATGGGTGCAGGAAGAGACGCGGGACTAA
- a CDS encoding DUF1890 domain-containing protein, with protein MAEGQTPQPKTALLVLGCPQVPVQTSIALYLINRLKKAGISPVVAGNKAANTLLVVADQDRHYLGEVIDLDRAIGLITDGKRTFDLCFVFIHNDAGVSYAATMGAISKAKLYGLVYGEHFEEQAKKIDFPCTVVAAKAVHNPLPLKKAIDEVAPWAA; from the coding sequence GTGGCAGAAGGACAGACACCGCAGCCAAAGACCGCCCTCCTTGTACTCGGGTGCCCGCAGGTACCGGTGCAGACCAGCATCGCGCTCTACCTGATCAACCGGCTGAAGAAGGCCGGGATATCTCCCGTTGTTGCCGGGAATAAGGCTGCAAACACCCTGCTTGTGGTTGCCGACCAGGACCGGCATTATCTCGGCGAGGTCATCGACCTCGACCGGGCCATCGGCCTCATCACGGACGGGAAACGGACGTTCGATCTCTGCTTTGTCTTTATCCATAACGATGCCGGGGTCAGTTATGCCGCAACAATGGGCGCAATCTCGAAAGCAAAACTCTACGGGCTGGTATATGGCGAGCATTTCGAGGAGCAGGCAAAGAAGATCGACTTCCCCTGCACGGTGGTTGCGGCAAAAGCCGTCCACAACCCCCTGCCGTTAAAGAAGGCAATCGACGAGGTGGCACCATGGGCTGCGTAG
- a CDS encoding DUF1894 domain-containing protein, protein MGCVESMNYEIVLRDATFKESRDYIRSHFRESIDVQPGFKVFDVHVIGLPPISIGLDGDFVVFPYTKPCHGTFLLRVEDTAEAARLRALKK, encoded by the coding sequence ATGGGCTGCGTAGAGTCGATGAATTACGAGATTGTTCTTCGGGATGCGACCTTCAAGGAGTCCCGCGATTATATCCGGAGTCATTTCAGGGAATCGATTGATGTTCAGCCCGGATTCAAGGTCTTCGACGTCCACGTGATTGGCCTGCCCCCGATATCCATCGGCCTTGATGGCGATTTTGTGGTCTTCCCGTACACGAAACCCTGCCACGGGACGTTCCTCCTCCGGGTGGAAGACACGGCGGAAGCCGCCCGGCTCCGGGCACTGAAAAAGTAA
- a CDS encoding response regulator yields MAGKAKILLMDDEQIILDVTNEVLAFLGYDVMFAQDGAAAVELYRREKEAGAPFDAVILDLSVPEGMGGKEAMQKLREYDPSVKAIVSSGYANDPAVTAYSDYGFSAKLTKPYKITDLKATLEELLKK; encoded by the coding sequence ATGGCCGGCAAAGCAAAGATCCTGCTGATGGACGACGAGCAGATCATTCTTGACGTGACAAACGAAGTCCTCGCGTTCCTTGGCTATGATGTCATGTTTGCTCAGGACGGGGCGGCAGCAGTCGAGCTGTACCGGCGCGAGAAGGAGGCCGGTGCCCCGTTCGATGCAGTCATCCTCGACCTTTCCGTCCCGGAAGGCATGGGCGGGAAGGAGGCGATGCAGAAACTCCGGGAGTACGACCCCTCGGTAAAGGCCATCGTCTCCAGCGGATATGCAAATGACCCTGCGGTCACCGCGTATTCTGATTACGGGTTCTCCGCAAAGCTCACCAAGCCCTACAAGATCACGGACCTGAAGGCGACCCTTGAAGAGCTGCTGAAAAAGTAA
- a CDS encoding HEAT repeat domain-containing protein, producing the protein MQNTGTDRKAYSIHTSSGMDMDGLIKAIRHQNLGIRWRAALALGDIGEPAIKPLIRAMRENDHDVRWLAGLALGHIGERAIPQLLRALSEEDHDVRWHATRVLAGMGQVAIPHMIAALHDEDSDTQWRSAYVLSNIGEPAVEPLILALKDPLWWVRVRAAWALGEIGDRRAVEPLIQSVNDMDWYVRWSAADALGKIGDKRAAVCLSKALKEPDSFVQVPATWALGKLGSDAPVDTLIQCLKSGDWYVRWGAADALGNIGDARALDALRELAGDKDEYVRRAADNAIAKIGKKGGS; encoded by the coding sequence ATGCAGAATACAGGTACCGACAGGAAGGCCTACTCCATCCATACGTCAAGCGGCATGGACATGGACGGGCTCATCAAGGCGATCCGGCACCAGAACCTCGGGATCCGGTGGCGGGCGGCCCTTGCCCTCGGGGACATCGGGGAACCGGCAATAAAGCCCCTGATCCGTGCCATGCGGGAGAACGACCACGATGTCCGGTGGCTGGCCGGGCTTGCCCTTGGCCATATCGGGGAGCGGGCGATCCCCCAGCTGCTCCGGGCATTGTCCGAGGAGGACCACGATGTCCGGTGGCATGCGACACGGGTTCTTGCCGGGATGGGGCAGGTGGCGATCCCTCACATGATAGCGGCCCTGCATGACGAGGACAGCGACACCCAGTGGCGGAGCGCGTACGTCCTTTCGAACATCGGCGAACCTGCCGTGGAACCGCTGATCCTTGCCCTTAAGGACCCGCTCTGGTGGGTGCGGGTGCGGGCGGCCTGGGCCCTCGGGGAGATTGGCGACAGGCGGGCTGTCGAGCCGCTGATCCAATCGGTGAACGACATGGACTGGTACGTGCGCTGGAGCGCTGCCGACGCACTCGGGAAGATCGGCGACAAGCGGGCCGCAGTCTGCCTCTCCAAGGCGCTCAAGGAGCCGGACTCGTTTGTGCAGGTCCCGGCCACCTGGGCGCTCGGGAAGCTCGGGAGCGATGCCCCTGTCGATACCCTCATCCAGTGCCTGAAGAGCGGCGACTGGTACGTGCGCTGGGGAGCCGCAGATGCCCTCGGCAACATCGGCGATGCCCGTGCGCTCGATGCCCTTCGGGAACTCGCCGGTGACAAGGACGAGTACGTCCGGCGTGCAGCAGACAATGCAATCGCAAAGATCGGGAAAAAAGGCGGCAGCTGA
- a CDS encoding 2-oxoacid:acceptor oxidoreductase subunit alpha yields MAEEREVSVLVGGRAGDGINNAGALVARLLGRLGYRIYLYFDYPSLIRGGHNFAVVRAASRDVGTCREKVDFVLALNQETVTRHRGMVHDGTAIVFNADVVKSEGQGVPVKTILAAEQAPEIMGNSVMIGGFAKSAGISWELVEDVFRAALPQRTDLNLKVAKRAYDQLTVARAIPERGNPPLPLLTGNEAIGLGFIRGGLDAYVSYPMTPSSSLLHFLAGEKETFGITVVHPENEIAVVLMGLGFAYAGKRAAVGTSGGGFCLMTEGLSLAGMAELPLVFVVSQRAGPSTGLPTYTGQSELEFILHAGQGEFPRLIVAPGDAGEALAWSAIALEIAWQFQVPAFILPDKTLSEGTWSVDTAALPLREDVPAVPGRTASASLPYRRYADMPDGVSPPAFPGTPGAVVKVNSYAHDEDGYTTEEGDMVSLMTEKRLRKQEALARAMNTLPQVNVLGTADAAVALLCWGSTKGVCAEVGEALGLRVVQPVVLEPFPVTQLRVALAGATKLICVEENATGQLAAIASEYGITADEAILRYDGRPFTYESLLGKVREVIP; encoded by the coding sequence ATGGCAGAAGAACGGGAAGTGTCGGTCCTTGTCGGGGGGAGAGCAGGGGATGGGATCAACAATGCCGGTGCACTGGTGGCCCGGCTGCTCGGCCGGCTCGGGTACCGGATCTACCTCTATTTCGACTACCCTTCGCTCATCCGCGGGGGACATAACTTCGCCGTGGTCCGTGCCGCCAGTCGCGACGTGGGGACCTGTCGGGAGAAGGTGGATTTTGTCCTTGCCCTGAACCAGGAAACCGTGACCCGGCACCGGGGGATGGTCCATGACGGTACCGCCATTGTCTTCAACGCCGACGTGGTGAAATCCGAAGGCCAGGGTGTTCCGGTCAAAACAATCCTTGCAGCAGAGCAGGCTCCCGAGATCATGGGGAACTCTGTCATGATCGGCGGGTTTGCAAAATCTGCCGGGATATCCTGGGAACTTGTCGAGGACGTGTTCCGGGCAGCGCTTCCCCAGCGGACGGACCTGAACCTGAAGGTAGCAAAGAGGGCATACGACCAGCTTACCGTTGCCCGGGCAATCCCGGAACGCGGGAACCCTCCCCTTCCCCTGCTGACCGGGAACGAGGCGATCGGCCTCGGGTTCATCCGCGGCGGGCTGGACGCATATGTCTCCTACCCGATGACGCCCTCCTCAAGCCTGCTGCACTTCCTTGCCGGCGAGAAGGAGACGTTCGGGATCACCGTGGTCCACCCGGAGAACGAGATCGCCGTTGTCCTGATGGGGCTCGGGTTTGCCTATGCCGGGAAACGCGCTGCGGTCGGGACGTCAGGCGGTGGGTTCTGCCTGATGACCGAGGGTTTGTCCCTTGCCGGTATGGCCGAGCTGCCGCTTGTCTTCGTGGTCTCCCAGCGGGCCGGTCCTTCAACGGGTCTTCCCACGTACACCGGGCAGTCCGAGCTGGAGTTTATCCTGCATGCCGGGCAGGGAGAGTTTCCCCGGCTGATCGTTGCCCCTGGCGATGCCGGTGAGGCGCTTGCCTGGTCCGCCATTGCACTGGAGATCGCCTGGCAGTTCCAGGTCCCGGCATTCATCCTCCCCGACAAGACCCTGTCGGAAGGGACCTGGAGCGTTGACACTGCTGCACTCCCCTTGCGGGAAGATGTACCTGCGGTTCCGGGCAGGACAGCATCCGCATCGCTCCCGTACCGCCGCTATGCCGATATGCCCGATGGCGTCTCCCCACCTGCATTCCCCGGTACGCCGGGTGCAGTTGTGAAGGTGAACAGCTATGCCCACGATGAAGACGGGTATACGACAGAAGAGGGTGACATGGTCTCCCTGATGACAGAAAAGCGGCTCCGGAAGCAGGAGGCGCTTGCCCGTGCGATGAACACCCTCCCGCAGGTCAATGTCCTTGGAACGGCCGATGCAGCGGTGGCCCTTCTCTGCTGGGGATCGACAAAGGGTGTCTGTGCTGAGGTGGGAGAGGCCCTCGGGCTCCGGGTGGTCCAGCCGGTTGTCCTCGAACCGTTCCCGGTGACCCAGCTCCGGGTTGCCCTTGCTGGCGCGACAAAACTCATCTGCGTTGAGGAAAACGCGACCGGCCAGCTCGCCGCCATCGCGTCAGAATACGGCATCACCGCTGATGAGGCGATCCTCCGGTACGACGGCCGCCCGTTCACGTACGAGAGTCTCCTTGGAAAAGTGCGGGAGGTGATCCCATGA
- a CDS encoding thiamine pyrophosphate-dependent enzyme, which translates to MTGRNLITDVQNTWCPGCGNFTIQHTLKALLAEWEKEGRLLDNVVLVTGIGCHAKIADYLNINSFYSLHGRTIPVATGIKLANPDLTVICCCGDGDCYAEGLDHLVFAAKRNIDIAVLVHDNRVYGLTTGQYTPTSPLGFKGKSTPSGTAELPLNPLELMLACGATFIARGYTKKMDQLRTLIREGVMHKGFSFIDVLQICATFFPAADYYTPRVYEPADHDPTDFGKACLLAREWDYNSDARIALGVLYRKSMPGFGERIAVPIKTASEREQAVRDIIAARI; encoded by the coding sequence ATGACCGGCCGGAACCTGATCACGGACGTCCAGAACACCTGGTGCCCGGGGTGCGGGAACTTCACTATCCAGCACACACTCAAGGCACTTCTTGCCGAATGGGAGAAGGAAGGCCGGTTGCTTGACAATGTTGTCCTCGTCACAGGGATCGGTTGTCATGCGAAAATTGCCGATTATCTCAACATCAACAGTTTCTACTCCCTCCACGGCAGGACGATCCCGGTGGCGACCGGGATCAAACTGGCTAATCCCGACCTCACCGTTATCTGCTGCTGCGGCGACGGGGACTGTTACGCAGAAGGGCTCGATCACCTGGTCTTTGCCGCGAAACGGAACATCGACATCGCGGTCCTTGTCCACGACAACCGGGTGTATGGCCTTACCACAGGGCAGTACACGCCCACGTCCCCGCTGGGATTTAAGGGAAAGTCAACGCCTTCCGGCACGGCAGAGCTCCCGCTCAACCCGCTGGAACTGATGCTTGCCTGCGGGGCAACCTTCATCGCACGCGGGTACACGAAGAAGATGGACCAGCTCAGAACCCTGATCCGTGAGGGAGTTATGCACAAGGGATTCTCGTTCATTGACGTGCTCCAGATCTGTGCAACCTTCTTCCCGGCTGCCGATTATTATACCCCGCGGGTGTACGAACCGGCCGACCACGATCCCACGGATTTCGGGAAAGCCTGCCTGCTTGCCCGGGAATGGGACTACAACTCCGATGCCCGGATTGCGCTCGGAGTCCTGTACCGGAAGAGCATGCCGGGATTTGGCGAACGGATTGCGGTGCCCATAAAGACGGCTTCAGAGAGGGAACAGGCCGTCCGGGATATCATTGCAGCACGGATTTAA
- a CDS encoding DUF2179 domain-containing protein, protein MTGSFITPEVFAFVIVPVLIFLARVCDMSLDTIRVIFVSKGIRYLPAIVGFFEVIIWLVAIGQVMNNLTNVVCYLAYGAGFATGTIIGMAIEERLSLGLATVRIITAEDPAGLIRVLRSHDYGVTVLDAEGGKGRVKVIFTIIKRQDLQHVVSIIKDFNPDAFYSVEDVKAVAEGVFPSHNSHALLRWADLLNLRPKGK, encoded by the coding sequence ATGACGGGATCGTTCATCACCCCGGAAGTCTTTGCTTTCGTTATCGTACCTGTCCTGATCTTCCTTGCCCGTGTCTGCGACATGAGTCTTGACACGATCCGGGTCATTTTTGTCTCAAAAGGGATCCGCTACCTCCCTGCCATTGTCGGGTTTTTCGAGGTCATCATCTGGCTCGTTGCCATCGGCCAGGTGATGAACAACCTCACCAATGTTGTCTGTTACCTTGCGTACGGTGCGGGTTTTGCCACCGGCACCATCATCGGTATGGCCATTGAGGAGCGGCTCTCCCTCGGCCTTGCGACCGTCAGGATCATTACAGCAGAGGACCCGGCCGGGCTTATCCGGGTCCTGCGTTCGCACGATTACGGGGTGACGGTTCTCGATGCAGAGGGTGGTAAGGGCAGGGTGAAAGTCATCTTCACTATTATCAAGCGGCAGGACCTCCAGCATGTCGTCTCCATTATCAAGGACTTCAATCCCGATGCTTTCTACTCGGTTGAGGACGTCAAGGCGGTGGCGGAAGGAGTATTCCCCTCTCACAACTCTCATGCACTCCTCCGCTGGGCAGATCTCTTAAACCTCCGCCCGAAAGGCAAGTGA